The Aspergillus fumigatus Af293 chromosome 7, whole genome shotgun sequence genome includes the window CCGCGCAAACCATCCACCACGAAACCCGGTGGCACTGGTCGGCCACGCGGTCGTCCTCGCAAGGCCGACGTGGAAGCACGGAAGCGAGCCGAAGCCGAAGCTCAAGCCAaggccgaggccgaggcgCAAGCCCAAGAGCAGGGACAAGGACAgggacaagggcaaggacagGGACAGGCACAGGCACAGGGACAGACACAGGGACAAACACCTGTTCAGGTGCAGGTTCAACCTCCGGCCCAGCCGCAACCACAAGCGCAGTCGCAGGCCCCGGCTCAACCTCAAATTCAGATTCCCGTGCAGCCTCAGCACCACGTCCAGCCGtcacctcagcctcagcctcagcatcttcagcatcagGCGTCTCCGCACCTGCACGCACACGCGCATACCAGCATGGCCAGCATTGCGAACCCGCATCAGCATGGCCACCAGCAACAACATCCACACCAACAGCACCAGCCGTCGGATCCCATGATGTTGAACCCGCCCCAAAAGCGCGGCCCCCCGATGGACGGGAACGACCCGCGCAAACGCGCCTACCTCATGCCTCATCATCAGCTGGCACAGATGACACCACAGCTGCATCCACAGATGCACCCCCAGATGCCCCCGCACATGTCGCCGCATATGCCTCAGCAAATGTAACCTGTTCCTTCGGTTTCAGCCCGTTTCAATCTTCGatatctttttctttggccTGGATTCTCGTCATTGTTGTGGATTAGTTCCATTCTCGTCTTCGCCTTGGCTTCATTTCCTGACGACCGTCGCTGTCGCGTCTTGTTTCCATGTCTTCTTTTGTGATGATATTCTACCCATGTCTATGGATTGTCTAAACGGCATGCATCTATTCATACGTTTGCTCAGGGCCCAGTTTCAGTCACGTAATTCAATTTCTTAGTAGTTAGGTTAGTGGCTAGTAATATACCTGTGATATCACCCTCAATCTATTTCATCTCATCGGGGTGCTTCATATATTTACGCAGGACAATTTTGAACAAGAACAAAGCGTATGCAATATGTACCTAACAATGATCAACCCCACGCGGCATCCGACGCCTCTCCTCCATTTCCATTACCATTGCCACCCGGCATAAAAGTAAAACTCGGAGTAGTCGCATTGGCAGGATTCGGCGTAGACAAGGCAGGCAACTGCGCCACATCGGGCAGATCGCCCACGTCAACACCCAAACTGGGCGCAATCCTCCTTATGAAGCTATCGCAAAGGATGAACGCCCTCCGACTCGCGGCATAAACCGCCCCCATAGCATGCAGCCAGCGGAGGGACTTCTTGGTGCAGCGGATGACGGCCGCGGTGTCGGGGGCGGCGGTCTCGGGAAGGGGGGTAGACGACGCCAAACCCAGCAAAAGGGCGGTGGTAGCTTGCACTAGGTAGTGGAGGATGCTCCACCAGGGGGAGAAGCGGAGGAGCCAGGCGGGGTCGGGGGTCTCGgggaggatggagatgagggTGCAGGCGGCGCGGAGACAGGAGGCGGAGAGGCTTGTGCGGCGGTTGCTGCCGGTGGTGCTGTTGTTTGTGGTGCCGCTGGTGTTGCCGCTGCTGTCGTTGGGCCCGCAGCTGGGTTCGttggtggtagtggtagtggtggaCATTGAGCGGGAGGTAGATTTTGGATTGGGTGCGTCTGGGGAGGCggaaggggaggagggtTCTTTGGAGGACTTGGGGTTTGAACGGCTGAGACAGGGTCGGCTGATGGTGATGCGAGCGCTGTAGTAGGCGATCGCGAGGCAGACGCGTTCGCGCATAAAGCCGTCGTCGGGAAGGTGCAGAGTATCGTGTGGATGTGGCTGTGAGGTGAAGCGGTAGACGGGGGGTAGCTGGGCCATCCAGGCGTCCAGTTTTGCGGAGTATTTGCGGACGCGCTGTTCGAGTTGGCTGGCTGTGTCGCGGAGACCTTGGATACTGTAAACCTTGTTGATGACGGCCTGGGTGATGGCGCAAAGGTCGACCAGACAATGGAAAAAGAGCGAGGGGCTGGGCTCGCAGCTGGCAAGCCACTGCGCTTTCGAGtgggcttcttcgtctgTCTCGAGAAGGGTGAGCTTCAGATGGCTGGCCCGCATCGAGGGGTtctggaagagctgcaggGCGTGCGGTTTGTCGAagttctcttcttcaaaggGAACGGGGAGCGGTGCGGCGCTGAGGCTTTCGCTGACGCAGGAAGCGCGTCCTGTCGTGGCTGTCAGGAGATGCTCAACCACGTAGATGGACCACCACAGCCGGCTGCGGGCTTCCTTGGACGCGTGGTGCGTTCGGTCGTCCTCAAACCGCAGGTTGATTCCCAGCGACAGCGCGGAGCGGAAGGTCATGCTGGCAAAGTTGGAGGCCCGGTTGATTTGGCCCAAGGTCAGCAGGTACAGGGCCACTAATATCTCCACCTGGATCTGCTGTAGATCGGTATGATCAAAGAGCGCGGTCTCGCCCAGACACAGTTTCCGAGCGCGGTTAAAGTAGACGAGGTCGTCCCAGTCCTCATCGTTTCCGATATTGGCGGTATCGTTCAACAAGAGACAATACCGGCAACCCAAGGCAAAGGTCATATTCAAGATCGCCAGCCATCGTCGCGGCGGCTTGGACGGCTGACTGAAAAACTGCCGGTACTGGGTCGCAAAGATGGTCTTCCTAATCACCTCGAACCCCGGATGCACAGACTCCATGTACGCCGCGAAGAACCGGTCCGCGAGCTCCTTCGGCGGCAGGTCATACGGGTCGACATCGTCCATAAGCGGGATACTCAGATCATCGAGGTGGTAACTCATCGTCGCGATGGAGACATcgttcttctgctgcaggtgTTGTTGCTCTTCGAGACCCAGAGTCTCGAAATTCCCGTCGAACATGCGACTACGGTTCTCAGCTTcgtcctccagcttctgcatcCAGGACACCTCGGAGTTTTTCCCAAAGTACCCGGACGCTCGCGTCCTGTGGCTGCGGTTCAGGTCCTCTTCGACCAGGTCGATGGCGTTGAGCGACCCGGCcgacgagctggagctgtCCGATAGCGCACCGTCCTCTTTGTCCCCGCGGCTGGAAGTCTTGAGAGTCCTCCTAATGCGTCGCGCAGCGTTCGCGTCcacctccatctccaaatccCGCAGTAAACTCTCGTACGCTTTGACTTGGTGCGACAAGATCTCCAACTGCTTCTGATCGCGCACCCGCTTCACTTCCAGATAGGAACAGGTGACATGGTGCTCGTGACATTGTCGACAAACAGGCTTGTTGCCGTCGCACTTGATCTTGCGCTGTCTGCAAGGCTCGCAGGCTCGCGCCGACCGGCGACGCTGCGAATGGATGCTGTACGGCGCAGCTCGGGGGATCGCTACCTTAGCCACACCCGGGCCCACCCCTGCGGCAGTCCCATCTCTtcccgaggatgaggtggagGACTGGTGCGGAAACGCAGGCCTGTCGTATTGATTGGGATATAGATAGTAGCCAGATTGAGGTGTGCCAGGGCTCAAGGACAAGCCTTGCCAGTGTAAAGCGGACGGGAGACCGTTCGGAACAGGCTGGTCGGGTTCGAAGCTGACGCTGTTACTCTCGGCAGATGGATTCAGTTCGGTAGATTGATAGATATCGGAGAAGTCTTCCATGGCAGATGCAGATACATCGAGAGACAGGCTCTAGGCTAGGGATTTCATTCGCAGCAGATAGGGTCCTTTGTTTCGTACAATCCATGCGAATAGTGAGGGTCGTGTCTCGTCGAGGCAGTGAGTTTCTCTCAAGTAATtcgaaagggaaaagaaaacaaaaaaggaTATATCCTGATCAGAATGTCGAGCAACTAAAACTGAGGAGCACAGCTTCAGGATGAACTCACAAGAAATAGATTTCGCCACGGCGTTGGCGACTCGCAAGCGTTTTGGTGGATCATCCGCTGATGGATCATGTTGACGTCAATGGGCTCCCCCAATGCTCTCGACAGAAGAACCTCTGTTTGTACCGTTGGCTGAAATGCATCCAATTAGTCGGTGACTCTGGTTACTGTTgccctcgtcgtcgtcggtcGCCCAATGTTAATGAtttcttctgcttttctCCTGATGCAGCCTTGGCTCACCCCTTTGGCCCATCCATAGAGTGATGCTGTCATGTTATCAACGCCCCCCAGATCAGCAATCAACACCCACTCGGCTTCCGTCGCTCAGGGACAATCTCATCCTTGCCTAGACTCAGGCTCTCGTAGCGATCCAGCATATCGAACAGTCCCAGTCCCGGATAATCCTGTAGCCCAAGCTCCCCTTCCCCAGTCCCATGGTACCgctcatcctccttcagcttctgtAGACCCTCAGCGTACTCATCCCAGCGCGTCGGCTCGTTGATCGGGGTCTCCTCATCGAACAGATCCTTGAGCTCGTCCGACACCGAACTTGACTGGCGAATGCGGCGCCCTTGCGACTTGGCCCGGACCGACTGTCGGAAGAGATGAAACAGGCTCCGACCGAGGTACGACCGGCTCGCAATGATCGAGAAGGAGCTGGCAAGCGACAGGAAGTCTGAGTCCAGGATATCAAAGGACTCCTGCTCCAGCATGGCGAACAGGGCCAGGTTGATTGCGTACATGGCGAAGTGATGCGCCCGGCTCATGCCGTACTCACGTCGATGGAGCCGCGTCAAAGACGAGATGCCGCGGGCGGCCGACTGCGTGATTTCCCAGGCGTTGTATCTGCCGATGGGACTCTGTCGCGGCGGGCTCTCAGGGGTTTTCGGCGCGTTCGACGCGAGGCTGGAGGTATCGTCGGTGGACGAACTGCACGAGAACAGATTGATGACCAGGGTAAAGTATCGCAGCCGCAGCAGGATGATATGCGGTGGAGGCCGTCGTCCGGGATCGAAGACGTCCGGTAAGGCGTTGTGCCAGCGACGCAGCCGCTCGTACAGGTCGTCCTTTGTCTGGCGCCGATATGCGGTCGACGCGTGGCTCTGGTCGTCAGCGAACAAGACCCGGGAGATGTCGCGCGCAATCTCACACAGATTGCACGACTCGTCAAAGTACTGGTTGAGGTAGGCTGGACGAGCAGCTCGGTGAGACGGATACGGCGTCCACAGGCTGGCTCCGTCGTCCTCTCGACCGATCCGGTCCACGTTGACTTTGGCGATGAGACTGGGCCTGAGGAAGCCAGTATGCACCACGCTATGCATTCTGTCAGATTTTCGTCAGGTTCACAGTTCGAATCTTCGGACTTACGTATCGATCTGGAACAGCCCCCAGGCCGTCCGCCTGATAGAGATATCCATCTCGGGCGTGGTGTGGTCAAACTTCAAGCATTTCGGGCCAAAGAGACCAAGAGACTCGCCGGCCCGGATGGCCTGATGCAGCATAAGGTATCCGAGGTCATCGTTCCCGGAGATGGAGTATCTGTCGCATCAGCAGAGCAGGACATTCAACAAGACAGAGAAGCACCCACTTTTCATACAACAGCAACGTCCCCTGCAGGTACGCCAGACTGAGCTTTGGAGAGtcctcctccctcagccTCTCCGCTTCCGACAAAAAGTCCGCGCCCTTGGTCACCAAGTCGCCCGGCACGACATACGCCTCGGAGAACTCGGAGAAGTGCTGTCTCGTCACGGTCAGCAATCACCTCGCCCCAATATAAAACCAACCTCCACGCGGGAAAAACAGGACAGAACAAGAGAGAACGCACACAAGCATTTGCCAACAACGCATTCACCAGAAACGGACTGCAAAAGTCCGAATCCTCCCTCCCCCTTGCCATATGCGCCAGGAAGACATCGCGGTCCAAAAACGCATGGAACGGATAATCCCACGTAAAATACAACGAGACCAGGTGCGAAACGaggtcctcatcctccgtGACACTCGTCCACGGCTTCGCAGGCACCTTCCACGGCGCCTCATCGCACAGATAATGGATGTCCATGACCTTCCGCCGGAAGCTGGGATCCGCCCCCTCGACATCGATCGTCCGCCGCACATCCTCGAGCTTCTGCACCGCCTGGCCATAGCCCGCGCCCCGGCCCTCCCCGTCCAGCCGGATGAGCGTCTCGTCGATGAACGCGCGGATCTCCTCGGCGGTTGCGTTCTTGCGGATGATCTCCAGCAGCTTGAGTGCGTGAGGCTCGTCCGCGGTGCGGATCACCCGGAAGAGATCGTTGAGCATGTCCCGGTGGTAGTTGAGTTCCTCGGCGGTGCGTTTCTGGGCGACGCGCCGGCGCTGGTCGAGTGACTCGTCGAAGATGCACACGCGGTTGAAGGCGCGGCAGTTGTCGCAGGGAGGTACCCCGGAGCACTTCGCTGCATTGTCAGCCATGTCCGTGTCCATGTCCAGAAGGTTGGAGCGGTTCGGTCCAGACGAGCGAAAATGAAAAGTAAGGGGGCGCCCTCCCACCTTTCGCTTTGACTTCTTACATGCCAAACACGCCGTCGACACGCGTTTCTTCCATGAACTCGTCGGCGACGCTTGGCTTCCCTGAGGGGGACTGTCTGATGTCGGCGAAGTGGGCGAGGTCTGTACCCGGCCGGGGACTATCTGGCGAGGTGTTGACGTTGGATCATTCATGTCGAGGCATGGGGTTAACAAGGGTAGAAGACGCAGGATGCAGGATTTCGTTTTCTCTGGGCCGCCTCGAGCGAGAGTCATGCTAATCGTCAGCATAGAACGCTCAAGTCCGCATCAAAATTGGCTGCATTTCGCCTCCACATGACGTTTGGATAACGACGTGACCGAGCACCAGGAACTTGATCCCGACGACTCTGGGAGTTCCAATTaatccccccccccccgaAACGTGAGCTGTTCgggatccatctcctccgccgctCAGTGACCAGTCTGGTGCCATCTGAGATTCCCTAGGATTGTCGGACGTTGCAGATATAGAATGCACCAGGACATTTGACAAGGTAACAAGGCAATAGATAAATAGATACAATTGACACTACTTCTAGCCACGGAATGTGCACAAGTTTTGGTTTGCCATTATGATGTCCAGCTAGCGGACGATACCAGTAGAGATAAAGTCTTCAATGAATCACCCTCGCTCAGAAACTCCATTCAACCAGGAGTGGCTTCACAAGCGATACAATTAAATAACAGTaagaagagaagaacacCAGCAATTGCTGCACTGCCGAAACAAGGTTTGCACACACCACAAGAACCATGCGTCATGCGTAGGCACAATGTGCTTTCCTGGCACTTTCAGTCAACCAGACCTCTCAACGAACCACCCAAAATACCCAGAGGAAGTCAGCCCGCTTCTAACACAGTTCTATTGACCCACGCTGCCCGACAGCCACTCCCCTCACCCACAATGGCGGCAACCGGATATGCGAGGTGAGCtggaaaaacaaaaacaaaaaatTATCAAGGGTAGAAGAGATGCAAATGAACCTCGTTTCATTTAGTGCTCCAGGATTCTCAAGCTGCCCTGGACCACACAGTTCTCCAGGACCGAACCAGGGGGAATGTC containing:
- a CDS encoding Zn(II)2Cys6 transcription factor gives rise to the protein MEDFSDIYQSTELNPSAESNSVSFEPDQPVPNGLPSALHWQGLSLSPGTPQSGYYLYPNQYDRPAFPHQSSTSSSGRDGTAAGVGPGVAKVAIPRAAPYSIHSQRRRSARACEPCRQRKIKCDGNKPVCRQCHEHHVTCSYLEVKRVRDQKQLEILSHQVKAYESLLRDLEMEVDANAARRIRRTLKTSSRGDKEDGALSDSSSSSAGSLNAIDLVEEDLNRSHRTRASGYFGKNSEVSWMQKLEDEAENRSRMFDGNFETLGLEEQQHLQQKNDVSIATMSYHLDDLSIPLMDDVDPYDLPPKELADRFFAAYMESVHPGFEVIRKTIFATQYRQFFSQPSKPPRRWLAILNMTFALGCRYCLLLNDTANIGNDEDWDDLVYFNRARKLCLGETALFDHTDLQQIQVEILVALYLLTLGQINRASNFASMTFRSALSLGINLRFEDDRTHHASKEARSRLWWSIYVVEHLLTATTGRASCVSESLSAAPLPVPFEEENFDKPHALQLFQNPSMRASHLKLTLLETDEEAHSKAQWLASCEPSPSLFFHCLVDLCAITQAVINKVYSIQGLRDTASQLEQRVRKYSAKLDAWMAQLPPVYRFTSQPHPHDTLHLPDDGFMRERVCLAIAYYSARITISRPCLSRSNPKSSKEPSSPSASPDAPNPKSTSRSMSTTTTTTNEPSCGPNDSSGNTSGTTNNSTTGSNRRTSLSASCLRAACTLISILPETPDPAWLLRFSPWWSILHYLVQATTALLLGLASSTPLPETAAPDTAAVIRCTKKSLRWLHAMGAVYAASRRAFILCDSFIRRIAPSLGVDVGDLPDVAQLPALSTPNPANATTPSFTFMPGGNGNGNGGEASDAAWG
- a CDS encoding Zn(II)2Cys6 transcription factor, with amino-acid sequence MNDPTSTPRQIVPGRVQTSPTSPTSDSPPQGSQASPTSSWKKRVSTACLACKKSKRKVGGRPLTFHFRSSGPNRSNLLDMDTDMADNAAKCSGVPPCDNCRAFNRVCIFDESLDQRRRVAQKRTAEELNYHRDMLNDLFRVIRTADEPHALKLLEIIRKNATAEEIRAFIDETLIRLDGEGRGAGYGQAVQKLEDVRRTIDVEGADPSFRRKVMDIHYLCDEAPWKVPAKPWTSVTEDEDLVSHLVSLYFTWDYPFHAFLDRDVFLAHMARGREDSDFCSPFLVNALLANACHFSEFSEAYVVPGDLVTKGADFLSEAERLREEDSPKLSLAYLQGTLLLYEKYSISGNDDLGYLMLHQAIRAGESLGLFGPKCLKFDHTTPEMDISIRRTAWGLFQIDTVVHTGFLRPSLIAKVNVDRIGREDDGASLWTPYPSHRAARPAYLNQYFDESCNLCEIARDISRVLFADDQSHASTAYRRQTKDDLYERLRRWHNALPDVFDPGRRPPPHIILLRLRYFTLVINLFSCSSSTDDTSSLASNAPKTPESPPRQSPIGRYNAWEITQSAARGISSLTRLHRREYGMSRAHHFAMYAINLALFAMLEQESFDILDSDFLSLASSFSIIASRSYLGRSLFHLFRQSVRAKSQGRRIRQSSSVSDELKDLFDEETPINEPTRWDEYAEGLQKLKEDERYHGTGEGELGLQDYPGLGLFDMLDRYESLSLGKDEIVPERRKPSGC